A genomic window from Massilia sp. METH4 includes:
- a CDS encoding glycosyl hydrolase yields MPELMYDRHVRPTPSSRRRLRWCAIAAALLAGLAQAQDPTVFNRIGDVAQHLAAPPADARPMMRWWWFGPAVEKRQLADEIERMKWGGIGGVEIQAVYPMALDDPSRGVKNLPFLSPDHLEALRFANEQARAAGLRVDLTLGSGWPFGGPHIGIADAIGKMRVAAVEVPAGAASYPVPSVTEGEKIEAVFIGAGTPKEYDATGLKPFEEKAAGNGRAGVRPAAEPRVAVYYIASRSGMQVKRPAVGGEGFVLDHMSRRAIDNHLKNVGEPLLKAFGDKPPYAIFSDSLESYGSDWTGGFLDEFQRRRGYDLRPWLPLVFSGQGAAAPALKRDWALTQTELVEDNYLKPVTAWARQHGTRFRSQTYGEPPASLSSFRHQDLFEGEGAQYRQFSFTRLASSAAHLYGAPVVSAETWTWLRSPAHTASPLDMKAEADRMFVQGVTQIIGHGWPYTPPDAPEPGYQLYAAAVFNHHQPWYMVMPEISSYLARVSYLLRQGAPANQVAVLLPNDDVYAVNRPGKTSLSAEMPRFIKPELVQQIMDSGHNLDYVDAEAVLRVGLDRYPVLVMPNVTRLAPDVLARLDAYVKKGGRIIAIGATPSLAPGFKDAERITAEVKRASGALFSRGRGVTKIAAEADLGRALRAVLPGDVQLSAAQNRVSFVRRKLADADIYFIANTSNEPVSATLTFREPRRHAARIDPDTGKLAQSAPAPALRLAPYESLVIVLSDAPLPGAAPARQAGEALAVADLSAGWEVRFPGQAPLKMDKLVSWADSATTRYFSGQAVYGKKLALTAGQLDGKRLSLDFGTGTALPDTGVHAHHSGMRAMYEPALRDAAIVTVNGQRAGALWHPPYRIDVTPWLKAGTNEIEVKVANLGVNTLAGRALPDFTLLRLRYGNRFELQDTAKIAPQPAGLLGPVTLVGEALR; encoded by the coding sequence ATGCCCGAGCTGATGTACGACCGCCATGTTCGACCCACCCCGTCATCCCGGCGCCGCCTGCGCTGGTGCGCCATCGCCGCCGCGCTGCTGGCCGGCCTGGCCCAGGCGCAGGACCCGACGGTGTTCAACCGCATCGGCGACGTGGCGCAGCACCTGGCGGCACCGCCAGCCGATGCACGCCCGATGATGCGGTGGTGGTGGTTCGGCCCGGCCGTCGAGAAGCGGCAGCTTGCCGACGAGATCGAGCGGATGAAGTGGGGCGGTATCGGCGGCGTGGAAATCCAGGCCGTGTATCCGATGGCGCTGGACGACCCGTCGCGGGGCGTGAAGAACCTGCCGTTCCTGTCCCCGGACCACCTGGAAGCGCTGCGCTTCGCCAACGAGCAGGCGCGGGCGGCGGGCTTGCGCGTCGACCTCACGCTGGGCAGCGGCTGGCCGTTCGGCGGCCCGCACATCGGTATCGCGGACGCGATCGGCAAGATGCGCGTGGCGGCCGTCGAAGTGCCGGCGGGCGCCGCCAGCTACCCCGTGCCGTCCGTGACGGAAGGCGAGAAGATCGAGGCCGTGTTCATTGGTGCGGGCACGCCGAAGGAATACGATGCCACGGGCCTGAAACCCTTCGAGGAGAAGGCGGCCGGCAATGGCCGCGCCGGCGTGCGGCCGGCCGCCGAACCGCGCGTGGCCGTCTACTATATCGCCAGCCGCTCCGGCATGCAGGTCAAGCGCCCGGCGGTGGGGGGCGAGGGCTTCGTGCTCGACCACATGAGCCGCCGCGCCATCGACAACCACCTGAAGAACGTCGGGGAACCTTTGCTGAAGGCGTTCGGCGACAAGCCGCCGTATGCGATCTTCTCGGACAGCCTGGAAAGCTACGGCAGCGACTGGACCGGCGGCTTCCTCGACGAATTCCAGCGCCGGCGCGGCTACGACCTGAGGCCCTGGCTGCCGCTGGTCTTTTCCGGCCAGGGCGCCGCGGCGCCGGCATTGAAGCGCGACTGGGCGCTCACGCAGACCGAGCTGGTGGAAGATAACTACCTGAAACCCGTCACCGCGTGGGCGCGGCAACATGGCACGCGCTTCCGTTCGCAGACGTATGGCGAGCCGCCGGCATCGCTGTCGAGCTTCCGCCACCAGGACCTGTTCGAAGGCGAGGGGGCCCAGTACCGGCAATTCTCGTTCACGCGGCTGGCTTCCTCGGCGGCCCACCTGTACGGCGCGCCGGTCGTGTCAGCCGAGACGTGGACGTGGCTGCGCTCGCCGGCCCATACGGCCAGCCCGCTGGACATGAAGGCCGAGGCGGACCGCATGTTCGTGCAGGGCGTGACGCAGATCATCGGGCACGGCTGGCCCTACACGCCGCCGGATGCCCCGGAACCGGGCTACCAGCTGTATGCCGCGGCCGTGTTCAACCATCACCAGCCCTGGTACATGGTGATGCCGGAAATCTCCAGCTACCTCGCGCGCGTGAGCTACCTGCTGCGGCAGGGCGCGCCCGCGAACCAGGTGGCCGTGCTGCTGCCGAACGACGATGTGTATGCCGTCAACAGGCCGGGCAAGACGTCGCTGTCAGCCGAGATGCCGCGCTTTATCAAGCCCGAGCTGGTGCAGCAGATCATGGACAGCGGCCATAACCTCGACTACGTCGATGCGGAAGCCGTGCTGCGCGTCGGGCTGGACCGCTACCCGGTGCTGGTGATGCCGAACGTGACGCGCCTGGCGCCGGACGTGCTGGCCAGGCTCGATGCCTATGTGAAGAAGGGCGGGCGCATCATCGCCATCGGCGCCACGCCTTCGCTGGCGCCGGGCTTCAAGGATGCCGAACGGATCACCGCCGAGGTGAAGCGCGCTTCCGGCGCGCTGTTCTCGCGCGGGCGGGGCGTGACGAAGATCGCCGCCGAGGCGGACCTCGGGCGCGCGCTGCGGGCGGTGCTGCCCGGCGACGTGCAACTGTCCGCGGCCCAGAACCGCGTGAGCTTCGTGCGCCGCAAGCTGGCCGATGCCGACATCTATTTCATTGCCAACACGAGCAACGAACCCGTGTCCGCCACGCTGACGTTCCGCGAGCCGCGCCGCCATGCCGCCCGTATCGATCCGGATACGGGCAAGCTAGCGCAATCGGCACCAGCGCCGGCCTTGCGGCTCGCACCCTATGAATCGCTGGTCATCGTGCTGAGCGACGCGCCCTTGCCGGGTGCCGCGCCGGCCAGGCAGGCGGGCGAGGCGCTGGCCGTGGCCGACCTGTCCGCGGGCTGGGAAGTGCGCTTCCCGGGCCAGGCGCCGCTGAAGATGGACAAGCTCGTGTCCTGGGCCGACAGCGCAACGACCCGCTATTTTTCCGGCCAGGCGGTGTACGGCAAGAAGCTCGCGCTCACCGCCGGGCAACTGGACGGCAAGCGCCTGTCGCTCGATTTCGGCACCGGCACCGCGCTGCCCGATACCGGCGTGCACGCGCACCATTCGGGCATGCGGGCGATGTACGAGCCGGCGCTGCGCGATGCCGCGATCGTCACCGTGAACGGCCAGCGCGCCGGGGCGCTGTGGCATCCGCCCTATCGCATCGACGTCACGCCGTGGCTGAAGGCGGGCACGAACGAGATCGAGGTGAAGGTGGCGAACCTGGGCGTGAACACGCTGGCCGGGCGCGCGCTGCCGGACTTCACATTGCTGCGGCTGCGCTACGGCAACCGCTTCGAGTTGCAGGATACGGCGAAGATCGCGCCGCAACCGGCCGGGCTGCTGGGGCCCGTGACCCTGGTGGGCGAAGCGCTGCGCTGA
- a CDS encoding DUF882 domain-containing protein, whose translation MATRRDFLHKTLGAAAASLIGAPLVGLAPARAQDLEPPPDIFDAQALDLEFWVKPRTLTMTRPQTGEKTSVLYWKDGELIDSAYQELCHLLRDVNGKASTAIDPKLLETLWGAQAFVARYGINSPIEILSGYRTPASNQRLREQGIPAARQSLHMEGKAADIRIANLNEEVVGGLIKSFRQGGVGFYYRSGPRGGWIHADTGLKRTWKG comes from the coding sequence ATGGCAACGCGCAGAGATTTTCTACACAAGACACTGGGGGCAGCCGCCGCCAGCCTCATCGGGGCACCGCTGGTCGGCCTGGCGCCAGCGCGCGCACAGGATCTGGAACCGCCGCCCGATATTTTCGACGCCCAGGCGCTTGACCTGGAATTCTGGGTCAAGCCCCGCACGCTGACGATGACCCGGCCGCAGACAGGCGAAAAGACGTCGGTACTGTACTGGAAGGATGGTGAACTGATCGATTCAGCCTATCAGGAACTGTGCCATCTGCTTCGCGACGTGAACGGCAAGGCTTCGACCGCGATCGATCCGAAGCTGCTGGAAACGCTGTGGGGCGCGCAGGCGTTCGTGGCCCGCTACGGCATCAACAGCCCGATCGAGATCCTGTCCGGCTACCGAACGCCGGCCTCGAACCAGCGGCTGCGCGAGCAGGGCATTCCCGCCGCGCGGCAATCGCTGCACATGGAAGGCAAGGCGGCCGATATCCGCATCGCCAACCTGAACGAAGAAGTCGTAGGCGGCCTCATCAAGAGCTTCCGCCAGGGCGGCGTCGGCTTCTACTACCGCAGCGGACCGCGCGGCGGTTGGATCCATGCCGACACCGGCTTGAAAAGGACGTGGAAGGGGTGA
- a CDS encoding FxDxF family PEP-CTERM protein translates to MNTATFFTDITFTGATLNGVDVPFYNVWPFSSVLFKDVDVTGPLTLVVNGTVTTRFGGTASYGGMFSVTSAVPEPATYGMLAGGLAVLAFAARRRNR, encoded by the coding sequence GTGAACACGGCCACGTTCTTCACTGATATCACTTTCACCGGCGCCACGCTGAACGGCGTCGACGTGCCGTTCTACAATGTGTGGCCGTTCTCCAGCGTGCTCTTCAAGGATGTCGACGTGACTGGTCCGCTGACCCTGGTCGTCAACGGCACCGTCACCACGCGCTTCGGCGGCACCGCCAGCTATGGCGGCATGTTCTCCGTGACCAGCGCCGTGCCGGAACCTGCGACGTACGGCATGCTCGCCGGCGGCCTGGCTGTGCTCGCGTTCGCCGCACGCCGCCGCAATCGGTAA
- a CDS encoding GNAT family N-acetyltransferase produces MSFEIRPAVPPDAAAACQVLRRSIAECCALDHRNDPAILAAWLGNKHPAMVRSWFESPTNYSLVAVQGDEVVGVSLLTGAGKLALCYLLPEAQRQGAGTVLLRRMEERALASGMKALYLHSTVTAEGFFEAAGYRRDGNVRSPYGVDTVLFWKPLVQGAQPDGRKRFCNCNSA; encoded by the coding sequence ATGAGTTTCGAGATCCGCCCAGCAGTCCCACCCGATGCCGCCGCCGCCTGCCAGGTCCTGCGCCGTTCGATCGCCGAATGTTGCGCGCTCGACCACCGGAACGATCCGGCCATCCTGGCGGCATGGCTGGGCAACAAGCATCCCGCCATGGTCCGCTCGTGGTTCGAGTCGCCGACCAATTATTCGCTGGTGGCGGTGCAGGGCGATGAAGTCGTGGGTGTGTCGCTGCTGACGGGCGCCGGCAAGCTGGCGCTGTGCTACCTGCTGCCGGAAGCGCAGCGGCAGGGCGCCGGGACCGTGCTGCTGCGCCGGATGGAAGAGCGCGCGCTGGCCTCCGGCATGAAGGCGCTGTACCTGCACAGCACCGTCACCGCCGAGGGCTTCTTCGAAGCGGCCGGCTACCGGCGCGACGGCAATGTGCGTTCGCCCTACGGTGTCGATACCGTCCTGTTCTGGAAACCGCTGGTGCAGGGCGCGCAGCCCGACGGGCGCAAGCGGTTTTGCAACTGCAACTCGGCTTGA
- a CDS encoding serine hydrolase: MIKKLAAALLLSASAAALAVPLGSQSVLVVDDTGNVLVEKNADTIVPIASLTKLMTAMVILDARLDMDEQISIDQQDVDMLKHSTSRVPVGTTLTRADVLHLALMSSDNRAAASLARTFPGGPAAFKAAVDAKLRALKMTRTRIEEPTGLSPNNTSTAADLVRMAAAAARYPTIAAMTTDKSDIMDIKGRKVEYHNTNRLVGAKGWDIGLSKTGYTEEAGRCLIMRIKAAGKNATMVLLNASGSSARISDALNIRRLIVGKDDPEPRVMQASAKVRKAARSSARKSAVVRKAVAKKPVAKKVTVKKAVDRKKPVRRPAS; encoded by the coding sequence ATGATCAAGAAACTTGCAGCCGCCCTGCTGCTTTCCGCTTCCGCAGCCGCGCTGGCCGTGCCGCTCGGTTCGCAATCCGTGCTCGTCGTGGACGACACGGGCAATGTCCTCGTCGAAAAGAATGCCGACACCATCGTGCCCATCGCCTCGCTGACCAAGCTGATGACGGCAATGGTCATCCTGGATGCCCGGCTCGACATGGATGAACAGATCAGCATCGACCAGCAGGATGTCGACATGCTCAAGCACAGCACCTCCCGCGTACCGGTCGGCACCACGCTGACCCGCGCCGACGTGCTGCACCTGGCGCTGATGTCGTCGGATAACCGCGCCGCCGCCTCGCTGGCGCGCACCTTCCCCGGCGGCCCGGCCGCGTTCAAGGCTGCCGTGGACGCCAAGCTGCGCGCGCTGAAGATGACGCGCACGCGCATCGAGGAACCCACCGGCCTGTCGCCGAACAATACCTCGACCGCGGCCGACCTCGTGCGCATGGCCGCCGCCGCCGCCCGCTACCCCACGATCGCCGCCATGACGACCGACAAGAGCGACATCATGGACATCAAGGGTCGCAAGGTGGAGTACCACAACACCAACCGCCTGGTGGGCGCCAAAGGCTGGGACATCGGCCTGTCGAAGACCGGCTACACCGAAGAAGCGGGCCGCTGCCTGATCATGCGCATCAAGGCCGCCGGCAAGAACGCCACGATGGTGCTGCTCAACGCCAGCGGTTCCTCGGCGCGCATCTCCGACGCGCTCAATATCCGCCGCCTGATCGTCGGCAAGGACGACCCGGAGCCGCGCGTTATGCAGGCCTCGGCAAAGGTGCGCAAGGCCGCCCGGAGCAGCGCGCGCAAGAGCGCCGTCGTCCGCAAAGCCGTCGCCAAGAAGCCCGTGGCCAAGAAGGTCACGGTCAAGAAGGCCGTCGACCGGAAGAAGCCCGTGCGCCGCCCCGCCTCGTAA
- a CDS encoding EAL domain-containing protein, whose product MSFPILQQYLARLADPAAGTASSLWLDASGRAHGRFFNCTMTSVFHPIRKLDSGAAVACEGLARGLSAEDEGLSLWRLLENAASDDESVELDRLCRMLHAINFFRQPDAERLDLHLNVHGRLLSAVSTNHGHAFRRILDALELPLAQVVLQLPQTTPQQNWLLGYVADNYRRNGFRFAVHAASAQEGQALLERVRPDVIRIDARIARDWDGLAGLLIAAEARGSRVLFHHAEGAAALSALHSIAGLAGVQPLAQGHALDMPRAILPGQPVQAAA is encoded by the coding sequence ATGAGTTTCCCCATCCTGCAACAATACCTGGCCCGGCTGGCCGATCCCGCCGCCGGCACCGCTTCCTCGCTCTGGCTGGACGCTTCCGGCCGTGCCCACGGCCGTTTCTTCAATTGCACGATGACGAGCGTGTTCCACCCGATCCGCAAGCTGGATTCGGGTGCCGCCGTGGCGTGCGAGGGCCTGGCGCGGGGGCTGTCGGCGGAGGACGAAGGGCTGTCGCTGTGGCGCCTGCTGGAGAATGCCGCGAGCGACGACGAATCCGTGGAACTCGACCGCCTGTGCCGGATGCTCCATGCCATCAATTTCTTCCGCCAGCCCGATGCCGAGCGGCTCGACCTGCACCTGAACGTGCACGGGCGGCTGCTGTCGGCAGTCAGTACCAACCACGGCCACGCCTTCCGCCGTATTCTCGACGCGCTCGAATTGCCGCTCGCCCAGGTGGTCCTGCAACTGCCGCAGACCACGCCGCAGCAGAACTGGCTGCTCGGCTACGTGGCCGACAATTACCGCCGCAACGGCTTCCGTTTCGCGGTGCATGCGGCCAGCGCGCAGGAGGGCCAGGCCTTGCTGGAGCGCGTGCGACCGGATGTGATCCGTATCGATGCGCGCATTGCGCGCGACTGGGATGGACTGGCGGGCTTGCTCATCGCAGCCGAGGCGCGCGGCAGCCGCGTCCTGTTCCATCATGCCGAAGGGGCGGCGGCGCTGTCGGCGCTGCACTCGATCGCCGGGCTTGCGGGCGTGCAGCCGCTGGCCCAGGGGCATGCGCTGGACATGCCGCGCGCCATCCTGCCGGGCCAGCCTGTGCAAGCAGCCGCGTGA
- a CDS encoding sulfate ABC transporter substrate-binding protein — protein MPPAFAADVTLLNVSYDVARELYKDINPVFEAQYRQQSGKTIEVKQSHGGSSKQARSVADGLEASVVTMNQANDIDMLADRGLVVKDWAKRFPNNAAPMYSTMVYLVRKGNPKGIKDWADLAKPGVKVVIPNPKTAGNGRYTYLAAWGSVLQNGGNDAQARDLVTKIFRNVPVLDGGGRAATTTFTQRQIGDVLVTFENEVNLVRAEMGSDFDIVYPSVSILAESPVAVVDKVVDKKGIRKEATAYLNFLYSEAGQEIIAKHYLRPRSATVLKKYAAQFKPIKLFTVDEVFGGWRAAQKRHFDDGGEFDKIYASK, from the coding sequence ATGCCTCCGGCCTTTGCCGCCGACGTCACGCTGCTGAACGTTTCCTACGACGTGGCCCGCGAACTGTACAAGGACATCAACCCCGTCTTCGAGGCTCAGTACAGGCAGCAGAGCGGCAAGACTATCGAGGTCAAGCAGTCGCACGGCGGCTCCTCCAAGCAGGCGCGCTCGGTGGCGGACGGCCTGGAGGCTTCCGTCGTCACGATGAACCAGGCCAACGACATCGACATGCTGGCCGACCGCGGCCTGGTGGTGAAGGACTGGGCCAAGCGCTTCCCGAACAATGCCGCGCCGATGTATTCGACCATGGTGTACCTGGTGCGCAAGGGCAATCCAAAAGGCATAAAGGACTGGGCCGACCTGGCCAAGCCGGGCGTGAAAGTCGTGATCCCGAACCCGAAGACGGCCGGCAATGGCCGCTACACGTACCTGGCGGCATGGGGCTCGGTGCTGCAAAACGGCGGCAACGATGCGCAGGCACGCGACCTCGTGACGAAGATCTTCCGCAACGTGCCGGTGCTCGACGGCGGCGGCCGCGCGGCCACCACCACGTTCACGCAGCGCCAAATCGGCGACGTGCTGGTGACCTTCGAGAACGAAGTGAACCTGGTGCGCGCCGAAATGGGCAGTGATTTCGACATCGTCTACCCTTCCGTGTCGATCCTGGCCGAATCGCCGGTCGCGGTCGTGGACAAGGTGGTGGACAAGAAGGGCATCCGCAAGGAAGCCACCGCCTACCTGAACTTCCTGTACTCGGAAGCGGGCCAGGAAATCATCGCCAAGCACTACCTGCGCCCGCGCTCGGCCACGGTGCTGAAGAAGTATGCGGCGCAGTTCAAGCCGATCAAGCTGTTCACCGTCGACGAAGTGTTCGGCGGCTGGCGCGCGGCGCAGAAGCGCCACTTCGACGATGGCGGCGAGTTCGACAAGATCTACGCGAGCAAGTAA
- a CDS encoding DUF3460 family protein, protein MMKYKRYVSEFEQFLNKYKEDHPNVEAEQRRGWKIWWDHRLDLDAMDRQRQDTVETKPYYYG, encoded by the coding sequence ATGATGAAATACAAGCGCTATGTATCGGAATTCGAGCAATTCCTGAACAAGTACAAGGAAGACCACCCGAACGTGGAAGCCGAACAGCGGCGTGGGTGGAAGATCTGGTGGGATCACCGGCTCGACCTCGACGCGATGGACCGGCAGCGGCAGGATACGGTGGAGACGAAGCCGTATTACTACGGGTGA
- a CDS encoding protein phosphatase 2C domain-containing protein, with protein sequence MNELNNPRIERVSQGASPGHNEDHVIVVETPAATDLIVLDGATSVADHDYIDPAGDVAWFVARFGAALEQAIHDGLDQEPAVLRAIGAVRDEYLGHAGGAEVPPYAWPIAAMTWVRAARDQALHLYCLGDCITLMTRPDGTVVDLDPYVNPQEAVLRAEIARLSAAGIDDPAARYARLLPLLRARREEQNGSANPAILCLRPAGALAARRHVVPAPGGSMLLVMTDGFYRLVDPYGLHTPISLMTACEQRGLAAALHALRGYEAEMAVGNSVKRADDASAILWRAPPV encoded by the coding sequence ATGAACGAGCTGAACAATCCGCGCATCGAGCGCGTCTCCCAGGGCGCGTCCCCGGGCCACAACGAAGACCACGTCATCGTCGTCGAGACGCCGGCCGCCACCGACCTAATCGTGCTGGATGGCGCAACCTCGGTGGCAGACCACGACTACATCGATCCAGCCGGCGACGTGGCCTGGTTCGTGGCCCGCTTCGGCGCGGCGCTGGAGCAGGCGATCCATGACGGCCTGGACCAGGAGCCGGCCGTGCTGCGCGCAATCGGCGCGGTGCGCGACGAGTACCTCGGCCATGCCGGCGGCGCCGAGGTGCCGCCATACGCCTGGCCCATCGCCGCCATGACCTGGGTCCGCGCCGCCCGCGACCAGGCCCTGCACCTGTATTGCCTGGGCGATTGCATCACCCTGATGACCCGGCCGGATGGCACCGTCGTCGACCTCGATCCGTATGTGAATCCGCAGGAGGCGGTGCTGCGGGCGGAGATCGCCAGATTGAGCGCCGCCGGCATCGACGACCCTGCAGCCCGCTACGCCCGCCTGTTGCCGCTGCTGCGCGCCCGCCGCGAAGAGCAGAACGGCAGCGCGAACCCCGCCATCCTGTGCCTGCGGCCGGCAGGTGCCCTGGCCGCGCGCCGCCATGTCGTGCCGGCGCCGGGTGGCAGCATGCTGCTCGTCATGACGGATGGCTTCTACCGGCTGGTCGACCCTTACGGCCTGCACACGCCGATATCGCTGATGACAGCCTGCGAACAAAGAGGACTGGCGGCGGCACTGCACGCACTGCGCGGCTACGAGGCGGAAATGGCGGTGGGAAATTCAGTCAAGCGGGCCGACGATGCCTCGGCCATCTTGTGGCGCGCGCCGCCGGTGTAA
- a CDS encoding class II glutamine amidotransferase translates to MCQLLGLNSSVPAGLGPFFDVFAERGGRTDEHKDGWGIAFHSGKRCRLYTDHRAAIDSPLAARIRRRPLRARNILAHIRKATQGRIAIENVHPFARPLWGRTWCFAHNGDLKEFAPAPGLFVPQGDTDSEAAFCLLLSRLASRFPDGEPATHALRDALAEVAAEIAAHGTFNFILSNGETLFAHCSTHLHYRLDDGRAMIATQPVDTHDGWVAFAAGELKAFGSGTLHP, encoded by the coding sequence ATGTGCCAGCTCCTCGGATTGAACAGCAGCGTACCCGCCGGACTCGGGCCCTTCTTCGACGTATTCGCCGAACGGGGCGGCCGCACCGATGAGCACAAGGATGGCTGGGGGATTGCCTTCCACAGCGGCAAGCGCTGCCGCCTGTACACGGACCACCGGGCCGCCATCGATTCGCCGCTGGCGGCGCGCATCCGCCGCCGCCCTTTGCGGGCCCGCAACATCCTGGCGCACATCCGCAAGGCCACGCAGGGCCGCATCGCCATCGAGAACGTGCACCCGTTCGCCCGCCCGCTGTGGGGCCGCACCTGGTGCTTCGCTCACAATGGCGACCTGAAGGAGTTCGCGCCGGCGCCCGGCCTGTTCGTGCCGCAGGGCGACACCGACAGCGAGGCGGCCTTCTGCCTGCTGCTGTCGCGCCTGGCGAGCCGCTTCCCGGACGGCGAGCCGGCCACCCACGCGCTGCGCGACGCGCTTGCCGAGGTGGCCGCCGAGATCGCCGCGCACGGCACCTTCAATTTCATCCTGTCGAATGGCGAGACGCTGTTCGCGCACTGCTCGACCCACCTGCACTACCGCCTGGACGACGGCCGCGCGATGATCGCCACCCAGCCGGTCGACACGCACGACGGATGGGTGGCCTTCGCGGCCGGCGAGTTGAAGGCGTTTGGCAGCGGTACGCTGCATCCCTGA
- a CDS encoding VOC family protein: MEAQELHRGRLIDHIQLVVKDLPASRKFYTAIFEVLDIPIGGSADDYFWVDELFVSAQDSETAQGQLTGRHHLAFQARDRAMVDAFYQAALAAGGKDNGAPGERPYHPGYYAAFAIDPDGNNIEAVFHGEAKRSAPSVHITW; the protein is encoded by the coding sequence ATGGAAGCTCAAGAGCTGCACCGCGGCCGCCTGATCGACCACATCCAGCTGGTCGTCAAGGACTTGCCCGCATCGCGGAAGTTTTATACGGCAATCTTCGAAGTGCTGGACATTCCGATCGGCGGCAGCGCCGATGACTATTTCTGGGTCGACGAACTGTTCGTCTCGGCGCAGGACAGCGAAACGGCCCAGGGGCAATTGACAGGCCGGCACCACCTGGCGTTCCAGGCGCGCGACCGCGCGATGGTCGATGCCTTTTACCAGGCGGCGCTGGCGGCAGGCGGCAAGGATAACGGGGCGCCCGGCGAACGGCCCTATCACCCCGGCTATTACGCGGCCTTTGCGATCGACCCGGATGGCAACAATATCGAGGCAGTGTTCCACGGCGAGGCGAAGCGCAGCGCGCCGTCCGTGCACATCACGTGGTGA